GCTGGAAGAACAGGGCATCGGCGCCGACGTCGTCTCGATGCCCAGCTGGGCGCATTTCGACGCGCAGGACGCCGCCTACAAGGCCGACATCCTGCCCGCCGGTGTGCTGCGCGCCTCGATCGAGGCCGGCACCACCTTCGGCTGGGAACGCTATACCGGCCTCGACGGCCTGCGCTTCGGCATCGACAGCTTCGGCGCGTCGGCCCCCGCCGAAGTCCTCTACGACCATTTCGGCCTGACCGCCGCCAAGATCGCTCCGCAGATCAAGGCCGCGCTCGGCGCCTGAACCCAAGACCAACACGCAAACCGGGAGACAAGTGCAGTGGCAACGAAGGTAGCAATCAACGGTTTCGGCCGTATCGGTCGTCTGGTGGCACGCGCCATCCTCTCGCGCACCGACCATGATCTGGAACTGGTGAGCATCAACGACCTGGGCGATGCCAAGGCCAATGCCCTGCTGTTCAAGCGTGACTCGGTCCATGGCAACTGGGCCGGCGACGTCAGCGTCGATGGCGATTTCCTGGTGGTCGACGGCAAGAAGATCAAGGTGACGGCGGAGCGTGATCCCGCCAACCTGCCGCATGCCGAACTGGGCGTCGAAATCGCCCTGGAATGCACCGGCATCTTCACCAGCAAGGACAAGGCCGGCGCCCACCTGAGCGCCGGCGCCAAGCGCGTCGTCATCTCGGCACCGGGCACCAATGTCGACAAGACTGTCGTCTTCGGTGTCAACCATGACGAGCTGACCGCCGACGACATCATCATCTCGAACGCCAGCTGCACCACCAACTGCCTGGCGCCGCTCGCCAAGGTGCTGAACGATTCGATCGGCATCGAACGCGGCTTCATGACCACGATCCACAGCTACACCAACGACCAGAACACGCTGGACCAGATCCACAAGGACATGCGCCGCGCCCGCGCCGCTGCCCTGTCGATGATCCCCACCACCACTGGTGCGGCCCGCGCCGTGGGTGAAGTCCTGCCCTCGCTCAAGGGCAAGCTGGACGGTTCGTCGGTCCGCGTGCCGACCCCGAACGTCTCGGTCGTCGACCTGAAGTTCATCCCCAGCCGCGCCACCACGGTTGAGGAAGTCAACGGCCTGCTCAAGGCGGCGTCGGAAGCCGGTCCGCTCAAGGGCATCCTTGGCTATTCGGACGAGC
The sequence above is drawn from the Sphingobium sp. AP49 genome and encodes:
- the gap gene encoding type I glyceraldehyde-3-phosphate dehydrogenase, encoding MATKVAINGFGRIGRLVARAILSRTDHDLELVSINDLGDAKANALLFKRDSVHGNWAGDVSVDGDFLVVDGKKIKVTAERDPANLPHAELGVEIALECTGIFTSKDKAGAHLSAGAKRVVISAPGTNVDKTVVFGVNHDELTADDIIISNASCTTNCLAPLAKVLNDSIGIERGFMTTIHSYTNDQNTLDQIHKDMRRARAAALSMIPTTTGAARAVGEVLPSLKGKLDGSSVRVPTPNVSVVDLKFIPSRATTVEEVNGLLKAASEAGPLKGILGYSDEPLVSIDYNGDPRSSTVDSLETAVIEGNLVRVLSWYDNEWGFSNRMIDTTGVMAKFL